Proteins from a genomic interval of Neodiprion lecontei isolate iyNeoLeco1 chromosome 2, iyNeoLeco1.1, whole genome shotgun sequence:
- the LOC107217719 gene encoding ATP synthase subunit d, mitochondrial, whose amino-acid sequence MARRIAGPTINWAAMAERVPEPQKPSFLAFKTKSDQYLRRMQANPESLPKFDWAYYKKNVAAAGLVDKFQKEFESLKIPYPEDKYTSAVEAQEKEVAVEIKKFIEESNQRIQNYEAELTKIRSVIPFEEMTLEDFADYYPEDALRPLDKPTFWPHDEDSEFTEEELKKLAEK is encoded by the exons atGGCACGTCGAATTGCTGGGCCTACGATAAACTGGGCAGCGATGGCCGAAAGAGTTCCGGAGCCGCAAAAGCCATCTTTCCTAGCTTTCAAGACCAAGTCCGACCAGTATCTTCGTCG CATGCAAGCCAATCCTGAAAGCTTACCAAAATTTGATTGGGCCTATTACAAAAAAAACGTTGCTGCGGCTGGATTGGTGGACAAATTTCAAAAGGAATTTGAAAGCTTGAAAATTCCTTACCCTGAAGATAAATACACCTCAGCGGTGGAGGCGCAAGAAAAGGAAGTG GCAGTTGAGATAAAGAAATTTATCGAAGAATCAAACCAGCGCATCCAAAACTATGAAGCCGAATTAACAAAGATTAGAAGCGTTATTCCTTTCGAAGAGATGACCTTGGAAGACTTTGCCGATTATTATCCCGAGGATGCTTTGAGACCATTGGACAAACCAACCTTCTGGCCACATGACGAAGATTCTGAGTTCACCGAAGAAGAACTCAAAAAacttgctgaaaaatga
- the LOC107217720 gene encoding tetratricopeptide repeat protein 19 homolog, mitochondrial isoform X2 — MANLAFDLGEYKKAEALFVSVMQRLISNGTPENDIKVLHMSLKMAKIFEHQGDTGKAEHGYTFCLKHLQDKVDKGEEDEDVIVLWAMTMDWYARLLLSQSKHDKAFEYFLKAYEVSLKINGEKHEQTAVLLNDLGTISFMKGDNDGAIDYLTKATEIGKELPEMEELGSIHVNLGNVFIKKGLYDAAKKSCQEGWRLSKSRKNKESLVEANDCLDEINKLLSS, encoded by the exons ATGGCAAATTTGGCTTTTGACCTTGGAGAGTACAAAAAAGCAGAGGCCCTCTTTGTCTCTGTAATGCAGAGGCTGATATCAAATGGAACGCCAGAAAATGATATAAAGGTTCTACACATGAGTCTAAAAATGGCTAAGATATTTGAACATCAAGGGGATACCGG AAAGGCAGAGCATGGATATACTTTTTGCCTAAAGCATCTCCAAGATAAGGTAGACAAGGGGGAAGAAGATGAGGATGTTATTGTTCTTTGGGCTATGACCATGGATTGGTACGCCAGACTCCTTTTGTCTCAGTCTAAGCATGACAAGGCATTTGAATACTTTCTCAAAGCTTATGAAGTTTCACTGAAAATTAATGGAGAGAAGCACGAGCAGACCGCTGTCCTATTGAATGATCTCGGCACAATAAGTTTCATGAAAGGAGATAACGATGGAGCGATCGATTACTTAACTAAAGCTACAGAAATTG GAAAGGAATTACCAGAGATGGAAGAGCTTGGTTCAATTCATGTCAATCTGGGAAatgttttcataaaaaaagGTCTTTACGATGCAGCTAAAAAATCATGTCAGGAAGGCTGGAGATTATCAAAATCTCGGAAAAATAAAGAGTCTTTGGTAGAAGCAAACGATTGCCTGGATGAGATTAACAAACTACTTTCTTCTTAG
- the LOC107217720 gene encoding tetratricopeptide repeat protein 19 homolog, mitochondrial isoform X1, translated as MTAEKLLFSALKLCGRRIVYNLGSNGPVSSWIRCAGNRNFRRWIPQLGTIRQHHNRHNSNNGLKFVIGGNAMFFGLFGSDESDDEKVPDFIMTMKRSILMIQKGEFKKAEQLLHVALRQAQALQNHQAVTYIYDLMANLAFDLGEYKKAEALFVSVMQRLISNGTPENDIKVLHMSLKMAKIFEHQGDTGKAEHGYTFCLKHLQDKVDKGEEDEDVIVLWAMTMDWYARLLLSQSKHDKAFEYFLKAYEVSLKINGEKHEQTAVLLNDLGTISFMKGDNDGAIDYLTKATEIGKELPEMEELGSIHVNLGNVFIKKGLYDAAKKSCQEGWRLSKSRKNKESLVEANDCLDEINKLLSS; from the exons ATGAcagcagaaaaattattatttagcGCGTTAAAATTATGTGGAAGGAGAATTGTTTACAATTTAGGTTCAAATGGACCGGTGTCGTCGTGGATTCGTTGTgcgggaaatagaaatttcagaAGGTGGATTCCGCAGCTTGGAACGATTCGACAGCACCATAACCGCCACAACTCAAACAACGGTTTAAAATTTGTCATCGGAGGAAATGCCATGTTTTTCGGATTATTTGGTTCGGATGAGTCGGACGACGAAAAAGTGCCGGATTTCATTATGACTATGAAACGATCTATATTAATGATACAG AAAGGAGAATTTAAAAAAGCAGAGCAGTTGTTGCACGTAGCCCTTCGCCAGGCTCAGGCGCTTCAGAATCACCAGGCAGTCACATACATCTATGACTTGATGGCAAATTTGGCTTTTGACCTTGGAGAGTACAAAAAAGCAGAGGCCCTCTTTGTCTCTGTAATGCAGAGGCTGATATCAAATGGAACGCCAGAAAATGATATAAAGGTTCTACACATGAGTCTAAAAATGGCTAAGATATTTGAACATCAAGGGGATACCGG AAAGGCAGAGCATGGATATACTTTTTGCCTAAAGCATCTCCAAGATAAGGTAGACAAGGGGGAAGAAGATGAGGATGTTATTGTTCTTTGGGCTATGACCATGGATTGGTACGCCAGACTCCTTTTGTCTCAGTCTAAGCATGACAAGGCATTTGAATACTTTCTCAAAGCTTATGAAGTTTCACTGAAAATTAATGGAGAGAAGCACGAGCAGACCGCTGTCCTATTGAATGATCTCGGCACAATAAGTTTCATGAAAGGAGATAACGATGGAGCGATCGATTACTTAACTAAAGCTACAGAAATTG GAAAGGAATTACCAGAGATGGAAGAGCTTGGTTCAATTCATGTCAATCTGGGAAatgttttcataaaaaaagGTCTTTACGATGCAGCTAAAAAATCATGTCAGGAAGGCTGGAGATTATCAAAATCTCGGAAAAATAAAGAGTCTTTGGTAGAAGCAAACGATTGCCTGGATGAGATTAACAAACTACTTTCTTCTTAG
- the LOC107217707 gene encoding protein catecholamines up, with amino-acid sequence MTGRVIPEQRFLSRAFTSRVALALLILIIFFGFPALCGGHGHSHDEPPSFKYSQTANQKFHESADLNHHHEPHHHHHHHQHHHEKYHAHASADSRTSDPPKGRDLASLWINAVGSTLLISAAPFLILFLVPLDNSKEKEPWLKMVLSFASGSLLGDAFLHLIPHALEPHSHAHDDSHAHSHVPPGEHGHEHGHDMTVGLSVLLGIITFLMIEKGVRLVKGNHSHSHSHTVPVKEKKQTKASDKDKSDGNDNQSLVKKTELIEDIKIAGYLNLAADFTHNFTDGLAIGASYLAGNKIGITTTVTILFHEVPHEIGDFAILIQSGVSRKKAIWLQLSTALGAVTGTCVSLLAEGMGDFATSWILPFTAGGFIYIATVSVIPELLSDTKFWQSIKEIIALLFGVFIMVQIAKYE; translated from the exons ATGACGGGTCGAGTGATACCGGAACAAAGGTTCCTGAGTCGTGCCTTTACTTCGCGAGTTGCTCTAGCACTTTTAATACTGATAATTTTCTTCGGATTCCCGGCTCTCTGCGGGGGCCACGGACATTCACACGATGAACCTCCAAGCTTCAAATACAGCCAAACGGCAAACCAAAAGTTTCACGAATCCGCTGATCTCAATCATCACCACGAgcctcatcatcatcatcatcaccaccAGCACCACCATGAAAAATATCACGCCCACGCTTCCGCAGACTCTCGAACCTCTGACCCTCCTAAGGGTCGAGACTTGGCGTCTCTCTGGATAAATGCTGTCGGTTCAACCCTCTTGATCTCTGCTGCACCGTTCTTAATTCTGTTTCTGGTTCCATTGGACAACAGTAAAGAGAAAGAACCTTGGCTGAAAATGGTCCTGAGCTTTGCCTCTGGGAGTTTACTGGGTGATGCATTTTTACATCTGATTCCACATGCTCTTGAACCCCACTCTCATGCACATGACGATTCTCACGCTCATAGCCATGTACCACCAGGAGAACACGGACATGAACATGGGCATGATATGACTGTTGGCTTATCAGTTTTACTGGGAATAATAACGTTCCTTATGATAGAAAAAGGAGTGCGTTTAGTCAAGGGAAATCATTCACATTCCCATAGTCATACCGTTCCTGTCAAGGAAAAGAAGCAGACTAAGGCTTCCGACAAAGACAAGTCTGATGGCAATGACAACCAATCGTTGGTAAAGAAAACTGAACTCATCGAGGACATCAAGATTGCTGGGTATCTGAATTTGGCTGCTGATTTTACACACAATTTTACAGACGGACTCGCTATCGGTGCGAGCTACTTAGCTGGTAACAAAATCGGAATCACCACTACAGTAACTATTCTGTTTCATGAGGTGCCTCATGAGATTGGAGACTTTGCCATTCTCATTCAAAGTGGAGTTAGCAGAAAAAAG GCAATTTGGCTCCAGCTAAGCACTGCGCTGGGAGCTGTTACAGGAACATGCGTGTCCTTATTAGCTGAAGGAATGg GTGATTTCGCCACTTCATGGATATTACCGTTCACCGCTGGTGGCTTCATATACATTGCGACTGTGTCTGTAATTCCTGAACTTTTATCTGACACCAAATTTTGGCAGTCGATTAAGGAGATTATTGCCTTGTTATTCGGTGTTTTTATAATGGTGCAAATAGCAAAGTATGAATGA